In the genome of Persephonella sp. KM09-Lau-8, one region contains:
- a CDS encoding ABC transporter ATP-binding protein, protein MDSSSPTLLKVENLSKKFLIKKSLLKKEYFTAVDDVNFCLNQNEILGVVGESGSGKSTIGKLILKLIRKDSGKIEFEGKDIYQLSRREEKEFRRKTSVVFQDPRTSLNPRLKIKQIIEEPLIVHEFPKEERKKLVVQAIKDSGLDETFLDRYPSELSGGQRQRVAIARAIVLKPKMIVADEPTSALDVSIQLQIINLINNLKQKFGISFLFISHDLNVVGMLADKIMVIYRGKIMEKGKAQDILKNPLHPYTKVLLASLPPDHPSKRKKLEQITEVYREEAENGCVFYSRCPVAEDICKTGPEYKKFDNREVYCHFA, encoded by the coding sequence ATGGATAGCAGCAGTCCTACCTTACTGAAGGTAGAAAACTTATCAAAAAAATTTCTCATAAAGAAATCCCTTCTAAAAAAAGAGTATTTTACTGCCGTTGATGATGTCAATTTCTGCTTAAACCAGAATGAGATATTAGGTGTTGTTGGTGAGTCAGGAAGTGGGAAATCAACTATTGGAAAACTAATCCTAAAACTAATAAGAAAAGATAGTGGCAAAATAGAGTTTGAGGGAAAAGATATATACCAGCTAAGCAGAAGAGAAGAAAAAGAGTTCAGAAGAAAAACATCCGTAGTTTTTCAAGACCCTCGAACATCCCTTAATCCAAGGCTAAAAATAAAACAGATTATTGAGGAACCTTTAATTGTCCATGAATTCCCAAAGGAAGAAAGAAAAAAATTAGTGGTTCAGGCAATAAAAGATTCAGGACTGGATGAAACATTTTTAGATAGATACCCTTCAGAGCTTTCGGGAGGGCAAAGACAAAGGGTTGCTATTGCAAGGGCTATTGTTTTAAAACCAAAAATGATTGTTGCAGATGAACCGACCTCAGCCCTTGATGTATCAATCCAGCTTCAAATTATAAACCTGATAAACAATCTTAAACAAAAGTTTGGAATAAGTTTTCTTTTTATATCCCACGACCTTAATGTAGTTGGTATGCTTGCAGACAAGATTATGGTTATCTACAGAGGGAAAATAATGGAAAAAGGAAAAGCACAGGATATATTAAAAAATCCATTGCACCCTTACACAAAAGTGCTTTTAGCCTCTCTTCCACCTGACCATCCATCAAAAAGAAAAAAACTTGAACAGATAACAGAAGTTTATAGAGAAGAGGCTGAAAATGGATGTGTTTTTTACTCCAGATGTCCCGTAGCAGAGGATATATGCAAAACAGGGCCAGAATACAAAAAATTTGATAACAGGGAGGTTTATTGCCACTTTGCTTGA
- a CDS encoding hemolysin family protein, giving the protein MLDSSLLIQIGIIFGLLLLSAFFAGIESSFFSMDWLKIKRLAREGNKSAIIADLLRSRPKELVITFLIGNELVNITASAITSGLVLHYFGEKYLFIAIIIMTILILTFGEITPKTIGSYYPERYALFAARPFYMFYIIMTPFRFVFMKLAEYILKKAGLELPVESHKLSEDELLSIITVGTENKVFSEEEKEIIESALELHEVTVSEIMTPRRDIFAIEKGKTVREVLEIIKEHDYSRIPVYEGSLDNIVGILYVKDIIFLKFEGREEKIDRFLRKPYFVPEFTPLLDIMKKFEETKNHIAIVVDEHGTVVGLITFQDILEFIVGDIPEEYEEEEPFMEKIGKDKWRVSGKLEVEILEEDLGINLPPDYEFDTVAGFILDHIKRIPKENESFVYQGYKFTIEKVENNRIISVIIEKLPEQPQEEEEE; this is encoded by the coding sequence TTGCTTGATAGCAGTTTGCTAATTCAGATAGGAATAATCTTTGGACTTCTTTTACTATCCGCATTTTTTGCAGGTATTGAATCATCCTTCTTCTCAATGGACTGGCTTAAAATTAAACGCCTTGCCAGAGAAGGAAATAAATCTGCAATAATAGCTGATTTACTCCGTTCAAGACCAAAAGAACTGGTTATCACATTCCTAATTGGAAATGAACTGGTAAACATCACAGCTTCAGCAATCACATCAGGATTAGTTCTGCATTACTTTGGAGAAAAATATCTATTTATAGCAATCATAATAATGACTATTCTGATTCTTACCTTTGGGGAAATCACCCCGAAAACAATAGGTTCTTATTATCCTGAGAGATATGCCCTCTTTGCTGCAAGACCTTTTTATATGTTTTACATAATAATGACTCCTTTCAGATTTGTATTTATGAAACTTGCTGAATATATATTGAAAAAAGCTGGTCTTGAACTTCCTGTAGAAAGCCACAAGCTATCTGAGGATGAACTTTTATCTATTATTACAGTAGGAACAGAAAACAAAGTATTCTCAGAGGAAGAAAAAGAAATTATAGAATCAGCTCTTGAACTTCACGAGGTAACAGTAAGCGAGATAATGACTCCACGAAGAGATATATTTGCCATAGAAAAAGGGAAAACAGTAAGGGAAGTCCTTGAGATAATTAAGGAGCATGACTATAGCAGAATACCTGTCTATGAAGGTTCTCTGGATAATATAGTCGGAATTCTATATGTAAAAGACATTATTTTCCTGAAATTTGAAGGCAGAGAAGAAAAAATAGACAGATTCTTAAGAAAGCCTTATTTTGTTCCTGAATTCACACCTCTTTTAGATATAATGAAAAAATTTGAGGAAACCAAAAATCATATTGCCATAGTTGTTGATGAACATGGAACAGTTGTTGGATTAATCACTTTTCAGGACATCCTTGAGTTTATAGTTGGGGATATCCCTGAAGAATATGAAGAAGAAGAGCCATTTATGGAAAAAATTGGAAAAGATAAATGGAGGGTTTCAGGAAAATTAGAAGTTGAAATCCTTGAAGAAGATCTGGGAATTAATCTTCCTCCTGATTATGAATTTGATACAGTTGCAGGATTTATACTTGACCATATCAAAAGAATTCCAAAGGAAAATGAAAGCTTTGTATATCAGGGCTACAAGTTCACCATAGAAAAAGTGGAAAACAACAGAATTATCTCTGTAATTATTGAAAAACTTCCAGAACAACCACAAGAGGAAGAAGAAGAATGA
- a CDS encoding hemolysin family protein, whose amino-acid sequence MISYLIGILFFLILEAFFSGSELALFSIDRNRLKYLAKNGDKRAKKVYEKLEKRFDEYVATCLIGTTLSIVTITAFFVSFLSSLSTFIPFLQHKEELFAEGIIVITLLFGEILPKSVFQHYADKIIFYIVPALELFRKLLYPFLIIAKIINKLVFFIFRLQPKKDKLLSREELLDVLRLETEGIEELEKKIVANVLIFEERRLGEIVVPLSDVAAVPLGSKISDIIHIFKDTGFSRIPVYKKRIDQIVGVIRAYDLVKADVDDTVDKLVRPIRYLPEFTSLPNVLKGFKQFKDHMAVVVDERGATMGIITLEDVLEEIVGEIRDEFSKKEKKMIKRFIQDKIVVDGRIELKEVEMLINEKLPQGPYETIGGMIIYMLGRMPRRGESLTVGNAKFTVLSINIRRVQEVLIEKLEGKSENNGASDGT is encoded by the coding sequence ATGATAAGTTATCTGATAGGAATTTTGTTTTTCTTAATACTTGAAGCATTTTTCTCAGGCTCGGAACTGGCATTATTTTCTATTGATAGAAACAGACTGAAATACCTTGCAAAAAACGGGGATAAAAGGGCAAAAAAGGTTTATGAAAAATTAGAAAAAAGATTTGATGAATATGTTGCAACCTGCCTTATAGGAACAACCCTCAGCATTGTGACTATAACTGCATTTTTTGTAAGTTTCTTATCCTCTTTATCCACATTTATTCCCTTCCTGCAACATAAAGAGGAACTTTTTGCAGAAGGTATTATCGTAATAACTCTTTTATTTGGTGAGATACTTCCTAAAAGTGTATTTCAGCATTACGCTGACAAAATAATATTTTATATTGTTCCTGCACTGGAACTTTTCAGGAAACTACTATATCCATTTCTAATAATCGCAAAAATAATCAACAAGCTGGTATTTTTCATATTCAGACTCCAGCCTAAAAAGGATAAATTACTTTCAAGGGAAGAGCTTTTAGATGTTCTTAGACTTGAAACAGAAGGAATAGAAGAATTAGAGAAAAAAATTGTTGCCAATGTCTTGATATTTGAAGAAAGAAGACTTGGTGAGATAGTTGTTCCCCTTTCTGATGTTGCAGCTGTCCCTCTAGGCAGTAAAATCAGCGATATAATCCATATCTTTAAAGATACAGGATTTTCCAGAATACCTGTTTACAAAAAGAGAATAGACCAGATTGTAGGGGTTATTAGGGCTTATGACCTTGTTAAAGCAGATGTTGATGATACAGTGGATAAACTGGTCAGACCTATAAGATATCTTCCTGAATTTACAAGCCTTCCAAATGTTTTAAAAGGATTTAAGCAGTTCAAAGACCATATGGCAGTTGTTGTTGATGAAAGAGGAGCCACAATGGGAATCATTACCCTTGAGGATGTCCTTGAGGAAATAGTAGGAGAAATCAGAGATGAGTTCTCTAAAAAAGAAAAGAAAATGATAAAAAGATTTATACAGGATAAGATAGTTGTTGATGGTCGTATAGAACTGAAAGAAGTGGAAATGCTTATAAACGAAAAACTGCCACAGGGACCTTATGAAACAATAGGTGGAATGATTATCTATATGCTTGGGAGAATGCCCCGAAGAGGAGAAAGCTTAACAGTAGGAAATGCCAAATTTACAGTCTTAAGTATTAATATAAGAAGGGTTCAGGAAGTCTTAATAGAAAAATTAGAAGGAAAATCTGAGAATAATGGAGCGAGCGACGGGACTTGA
- a CDS encoding replication-associated recombination protein A: MNKKPLSERLRPERLSQIIGQEELLGEGKPLRQIIKSGNLKSMILWGPPGTGKTTLARVIAKETNYQFFELNAISSGVQDIRKVIEESKKNPLFSNGTILFIDEIHRFNKGQQEALLSAVEKGEIILIGATTENPSFSLVSPLLSRCHVFQLKPLSYEALEKLIDRALKEDKILSKRNIQIPDKEMLINLSGGDARVLLNAIEMAVNITEKDPVIIDKDLVKQVFSRPNLIYDRNQDIHYSLISAFIKSIRGSDPDAAVYYLAKMLEGGEDPVFIARRLVILASEDVGNAEPYALTLATSCLTAVEKIGMPEAQIILSQTATYLASCPKSNAAYKAIKEAIKDVRQNPNIPVLLHLINPSTKLMEKLGYGKNYKYPHDYPENFVVQNYLPPELKNKQYYLPTENGREKKIKERLKNLWKGIKKYI, translated from the coding sequence ATGAATAAAAAACCGCTAAGCGAAAGATTACGACCTGAGAGATTATCACAGATAATAGGACAGGAAGAACTCCTTGGAGAAGGAAAACCCCTTAGACAAATCATAAAATCAGGGAATTTAAAATCTATGATTTTATGGGGACCTCCCGGGACTGGAAAAACAACCCTCGCCAGAGTAATAGCAAAAGAGACTAACTACCAATTTTTTGAACTTAATGCCATATCATCAGGAGTTCAGGATATAAGAAAAGTTATAGAAGAAAGTAAGAAAAATCCTCTATTTTCAAATGGAACAATCCTATTTATAGATGAAATACACAGATTTAACAAAGGACAGCAAGAAGCCTTATTATCTGCAGTGGAAAAAGGGGAAATCATTCTGATAGGTGCTACGACAGAAAACCCATCCTTTAGCCTTGTTTCTCCTTTGCTTTCCAGATGTCATGTATTTCAGCTTAAACCTCTATCTTATGAAGCATTGGAAAAATTAATAGATCGGGCTTTAAAAGAAGACAAAATTTTATCTAAGCGGAATATTCAGATTCCTGATAAAGAAATGTTGATAAACCTATCAGGCGGAGATGCAAGGGTCTTACTAAATGCAATAGAAATGGCAGTTAATATAACAGAAAAAGATCCTGTAATAATAGATAAAGACCTTGTAAAGCAGGTTTTCTCCAGACCAAATTTAATATACGACAGAAATCAGGATATCCATTACAGCCTGATTTCTGCATTTATAAAAAGCATTAGAGGTTCTGACCCTGACGCAGCAGTGTATTATCTGGCTAAAATGCTTGAAGGAGGAGAAGACCCAGTTTTTATAGCAAGAAGACTTGTTATTCTTGCGAGCGAGGATGTAGGAAACGCAGAGCCCTATGCCCTTACTCTTGCAACAAGCTGTTTAACAGCAGTAGAAAAAATTGGAATGCCAGAAGCACAGATTATTCTATCCCAGACAGCTACATATCTTGCCAGCTGTCCAAAAAGCAACGCAGCATATAAAGCTATAAAAGAAGCTATAAAGGATGTTAGACAAAATCCAAACATTCCTGTTCTCCTTCATCTTATAAACCCTTCAACAAAATTAATGGAAAAATTAGGCTATGGTAAGAATTACAAATATCCCCATGACTATCCTGAAAATTTTGTGGTGCAAAACTACCTTCCACCTGAACTAAAAAACAAGCAATATTATCTGCCAACTGAAAATGGTCGTGAAAAAAAGATCAAAGAAAGACTAAAAAATCTGTGGAAAGGAATCAAAAAGTATATATAA
- a CDS encoding NifB/NifX family molybdenum-iron cluster-binding protein — protein sequence MKIAMPVKPKGDDYVLSTAYGKAKFFLIYDTDTQESKIIENTALNGKGIAQDLAAEHVDVVITNHIGGGAYNALVEKGIKAYFTEDKNQSYKKIIQDFLQNKLNEITSQNFHLIPQHHHH from the coding sequence ATGAAAATAGCAATGCCTGTAAAACCAAAAGGAGATGATTATGTCCTGTCAACTGCTTATGGGAAAGCCAAATTTTTCCTAATCTATGATACAGATACACAGGAAAGTAAAATAATTGAAAATACAGCATTAAACGGCAAAGGAATTGCACAGGATTTAGCTGCTGAGCATGTTGACGTGGTGATTACTAATCATATAGGTGGCGGAGCATATAATGCACTTGTTGAAAAAGGTATAAAGGCTTATTTTACAGAGGATAAAAATCAAAGCTATAAAAAAATCATTCAAGATTTTCTACAAAATAAACTAAATGAGATTACTTCCCAGAACTTCCATTTAATTCCACAACATCACCATCACTAA
- a CDS encoding adenosylcobalamin-dependent ribonucleoside-diphosphate reductase: MIQKIIKRDGRVVDFNPEKITNAIFKAMISVGEPDRELAEKLTKNVIKKLQKTLKKNQIPTVEQVQDIVEQVLIEANLAKVAKAYILYRQKRAEIRKEKQKILNKDKLDEIDKRFDVNALRVLAARYLSRDREGNIIESPKQMFERVAINTAIPSILYDPQIFSLKRLPKKQKDENIDPEKLAGKLKIGQYNLNKYHIESLIRVYNRLNKNRHMKKPLSQIIKMIQDGKLDKYEEEIKEYFDIMTSKKFMPNTPVLVNFGNPLGMGMACFVLDIEDSIVSIMETLKRAALIFKAGGGCGYNFSKLRPKGDYISTTHGRSSGPIAFMTLYDKMTDVIKQGGVRRGANMGILNSDHPDIEEFITAKKGNKQLTNFNISVFVKEDFWDYYEKNKPYPLINPRDGKVWKYVNPRTLFDMIVYQGWESAEPGLLFDDNINRYNPLIKAFGRIYATNPCGEVVLYPNESCDLGSLNLWAFIKEEYHDGKRKVYFDWEDFRKSIKIATRFLDNVLDVNKYPFPEIEKMTLKNRKIGLGIMGLADMLFELEIPYNSEEGREWMEKVMEYVNYYSKEESIERAKKRGKFPTYRKSFYPEGKMPIKGFEERDSWNLDWDKLVKKIKKHGLRNTFTTVVAPTGSISMIAGTSSGIEPVFSLVYEKKVSLGTFYYVDPVFEKIMEKEGLYDDNLLKDVSANEGSIQQIKYIPDKWKKIFVTALDISAEDHVRALAAIQKWTDSSVSKTINFPEHATVEDMRKAYLLAHSLGCKGLTVYRYKSIKSVYIPGEEKEEKPKSVKIEETKGNEEKIEKCPICGTPLIKSEGCKKCPVCGWSVCEL; the protein is encoded by the coding sequence ATGATTCAAAAAATTATAAAAAGAGATGGCAGAGTAGTAGACTTTAATCCTGAAAAAATCACAAATGCCATTTTTAAAGCAATGATTTCCGTAGGTGAACCGGACAGAGAACTTGCAGAAAAACTAACAAAAAATGTTATCAAAAAACTCCAAAAAACCCTAAAAAAGAACCAGATTCCAACAGTTGAACAGGTTCAGGATATTGTTGAACAGGTATTAATTGAAGCAAATCTGGCTAAAGTGGCAAAAGCATATATACTCTACCGTCAAAAAAGGGCAGAAATCAGAAAAGAAAAACAAAAAATACTGAATAAGGATAAATTAGATGAGATAGATAAAAGATTTGATGTGAATGCCTTGAGAGTCCTTGCAGCACGTTATCTTTCAAGAGACAGAGAAGGTAATATAATAGAAAGTCCCAAACAGATGTTTGAAAGGGTAGCCATAAACACTGCAATACCATCAATCCTCTACGATCCTCAAATTTTTTCTTTAAAAAGACTTCCTAAAAAACAGAAAGATGAAAATATTGATCCGGAAAAACTTGCAGGGAAGCTCAAAATTGGTCAATACAACCTAAATAAATACCATATTGAATCTCTAATAAGGGTTTATAACAGACTTAATAAAAACAGACACATGAAAAAGCCCTTATCCCAGATTATAAAAATGATTCAGGATGGAAAACTTGATAAATATGAAGAAGAAATTAAGGAATACTTTGATATTATGACAAGCAAAAAATTCATGCCTAATACACCTGTTCTTGTTAATTTTGGTAATCCGCTTGGAATGGGAATGGCCTGTTTTGTTCTGGACATAGAAGATAGCATTGTATCTATCATGGAAACATTAAAAAGGGCTGCACTGATTTTTAAAGCTGGAGGAGGTTGTGGATACAACTTTTCCAAGCTCAGACCCAAAGGGGATTATATCAGCACAACCCACGGGAGAAGCTCAGGACCCATAGCTTTTATGACTTTATACGATAAAATGACAGATGTTATTAAGCAAGGCGGAGTCCGAAGAGGAGCCAATATGGGCATCCTTAATTCTGACCACCCTGATATTGAGGAGTTCATAACAGCAAAAAAAGGAAACAAGCAGCTAACTAACTTTAATATATCTGTTTTTGTAAAAGAGGATTTTTGGGATTATTATGAAAAAAACAAACCTTATCCACTTATAAATCCAAGGGATGGAAAAGTCTGGAAATATGTTAATCCCCGAACACTATTTGATATGATTGTTTATCAAGGATGGGAATCAGCTGAACCTGGGCTGTTATTTGATGACAATATCAACAGATACAATCCCCTCATAAAAGCATTTGGCAGAATATATGCAACAAATCCCTGTGGAGAAGTGGTTTTATACCCAAATGAAAGCTGTGATTTAGGCTCTCTTAATCTATGGGCTTTTATAAAAGAAGAATACCACGACGGAAAAAGGAAAGTTTATTTTGACTGGGAGGACTTCAGAAAAAGCATAAAAATAGCCACAAGATTCTTAGATAATGTCCTTGACGTGAATAAATACCCTTTTCCAGAAATAGAAAAAATGACTCTAAAAAACAGAAAAATAGGTCTTGGAATTATGGGTCTTGCAGATATGCTTTTTGAACTTGAAATTCCGTATAACAGCGAAGAAGGTAGAGAATGGATGGAAAAAGTGATGGAATACGTTAATTACTACTCCAAAGAAGAATCTATAGAAAGGGCAAAAAAAAGGGGTAAATTTCCAACATACAGAAAAAGCTTTTACCCTGAAGGAAAAATGCCAATAAAAGGATTTGAGGAAAGAGACAGCTGGAATCTGGACTGGGATAAACTGGTCAAAAAAATAAAAAAACACGGCCTTAGAAATACATTTACCACGGTTGTTGCCCCAACAGGTTCAATAAGCATGATAGCCGGAACATCCTCAGGAATAGAACCTGTATTTAGCCTTGTATACGAGAAAAAAGTTAGTCTGGGAACATTTTATTATGTTGACCCTGTTTTTGAAAAAATAATGGAAAAGGAAGGCCTATATGATGATAATCTGCTAAAAGATGTTTCAGCCAATGAAGGAAGTATACAGCAGATAAAATATATACCGGACAAATGGAAAAAAATATTTGTTACTGCCCTTGATATCTCAGCAGAAGACCACGTCAGAGCCCTTGCTGCAATCCAGAAATGGACAGATTCCTCTGTATCAAAAACAATAAACTTCCCAGAACACGCAACAGTTGAAGATATGAGAAAAGCCTACTTGCTTGCACATTCCCTTGGCTGCAAAGGATTAACCGTTTATAGATATAAATCAATAAAAAGTGTCTACATCCCTGGTGAAGAAAAAGAGGAAAAACCCAAATCTGTTAAAATAGAAGAAACCAAAGGAAATGAAGAAAAAATAGAAAAATGCCCTATATGTGGCACACCATTGATTAAATCTGAAGGATGTAAAAAATGTCCAGTATGTGGATGGAGTGTGTGTGAGCTATGA
- a CDS encoding cob(I)yrinic acid a,c-diamide adenosyltransferase: MIYIFTGNGKGKTTAAIGTGIRAVGAGYRVLMVQFMKVKELSSEYNVLSKLENFDIESFGRKGFYLPQEELEKNPELKEKGFKPFSKIDYQMANDGIEFVINAVINQTYDVIIMDELCVALNYKLIEENRIKNFLKEYKKDFHFIITGRYCPDWLMEIADLITEMKEIKHPFHKGIPAQKGLDY; the protein is encoded by the coding sequence ATGATTTATATATTTACAGGAAACGGAAAAGGCAAAACCACAGCAGCTATTGGAACAGGTATTAGAGCCGTTGGAGCAGGTTACCGAGTTTTAATGGTTCAATTTATGAAAGTAAAAGAACTTTCATCAGAATACAATGTTCTGAGCAAACTGGAAAATTTTGATATAGAAAGTTTCGGCAGAAAAGGATTTTACCTTCCACAAGAAGAACTGGAAAAAAATCCTGAGCTTAAAGAAAAAGGGTTCAAACCCTTCTCAAAAATAGATTATCAAATGGCAAATGATGGAATAGAATTTGTGATTAATGCAGTGATAAATCAAACCTATGATGTAATTATAATGGACGAACTCTGCGTGGCTTTAAACTACAAACTAATAGAAGAAAACAGAATTAAAAACTTCCTGAAAGAATACAAAAAGGATTTCCATTTTATAATCACCGGCAGATACTGCCCTGACTGGCTTATGGAAATAGCAGACCTGATCACAGAGATGAAAGAAATAAAACATCCTTTCCACAAAGGCATCCCCGCCCAAAAAGGCCTTGATTATTGA
- a CDS encoding DUF255 domain-containing protein: MKRYLIFLLFIPIAFGSEIRWFSFEEGLKKAKQENKLILMDIYAQWCHWCNVIENTTYRDPRVIKLIEKYYIPVRVDAEKRPEINKKYNQGGLPSTLILDKNGNIVWGGIYVSPDEMVNLLNYFRTLSPQEIQELVKENQKRIQRHQKRFLKKTRPKEPSQKYIKKTFKSVKLRFDWDNGGFYGHPKFPEEELPHFLMLYSLFFNNNEAQKMLDRTLEGYMKLIDPVEGGVYRYSVNEFWTEPHYEKLLKDQADLSTMFLNAYALTLNKKYLKAALSLVDFAINRLYDTKTGFFYNSQGADIIDEHGTLLMTGEEYFVLDKEEREEAIKKLGYAPNIEKVVYFRTNALISQALFYAYAFTKNPKYLNIAEEVLKNILEKGWTGKGIIYSLEIKKYFLNSNVYTLEALLTAYQITGNKQYLKKAKELFEILDKYYFSKKINLFADMADVGLNYNRISFIDDIVALNRRLSIALYQLTMFTGNMDYRDKYKKIISHLPSNINLNTAIGFMLELYPPTIVHIIGDIKDKDRFVLSSFTVFPYWNYTQFIDKNDKELLSRLEYPAKKETIAYLCNIDTCFFEIEKSEDIRKQIFRVFSSYKNLF, from the coding sequence ATGAAAAGATATCTGATTTTTTTACTTTTTATCCCCATAGCTTTTGGGTCGGAGATTAGATGGTTTTCCTTTGAGGAAGGATTAAAAAAGGCAAAGCAGGAAAATAAGCTTATATTGATGGACATCTATGCCCAGTGGTGCCACTGGTGTAATGTGATAGAAAATACAACTTACAGAGACCCAAGGGTTATCAAACTTATTGAAAAATACTATATACCTGTCAGAGTTGATGCAGAAAAAAGACCTGAGATTAATAAAAAATACAATCAGGGTGGTCTTCCATCAACATTAATACTGGACAAAAACGGGAATATCGTATGGGGTGGTATCTATGTATCCCCTGATGAGATGGTTAATCTGCTGAATTATTTCAGAACATTATCTCCTCAAGAAATACAGGAACTTGTAAAAGAAAATCAAAAACGAATACAGCGGCATCAAAAAAGATTTTTGAAAAAAACCCGTCCTAAAGAACCATCCCAGAAATATATTAAAAAAACCTTTAAATCTGTAAAGCTAAGATTTGACTGGGACAACGGCGGATTTTACGGCCATCCTAAATTCCCTGAAGAAGAACTTCCACATTTTTTGATGCTTTATTCTTTATTTTTCAACAACAACGAAGCCCAAAAAATGCTGGACAGAACCCTTGAAGGATATATGAAACTTATAGACCCTGTAGAAGGGGGAGTTTATAGGTATAGCGTAAATGAATTCTGGACAGAGCCCCATTACGAAAAGCTCCTGAAAGACCAGGCAGACCTGTCAACAATGTTTCTTAATGCTTATGCTCTAACACTGAATAAAAAATATCTAAAAGCTGCACTTTCCCTTGTGGATTTTGCTATAAACAGACTTTATGACACTAAAACAGGCTTTTTTTATAACTCTCAGGGTGCAGATATTATAGATGAACACGGCACACTGCTAATGACAGGGGAGGAATATTTTGTTTTAGACAAAGAAGAAAGAGAAGAAGCTATTAAAAAACTGGGCTATGCACCAAATATTGAAAAAGTTGTGTATTTTAGAACAAATGCCCTTATATCACAGGCTTTATTTTATGCCTATGCATTCACAAAAAACCCAAAATATCTGAATATAGCTGAAGAAGTCCTTAAAAATATTCTTGAAAAAGGCTGGACTGGAAAAGGAATTATATATTCTCTTGAAATTAAAAAATACTTTCTTAACTCCAATGTATATACATTGGAAGCCCTTTTAACCGCATACCAGATAACAGGCAATAAACAGTATCTAAAAAAGGCAAAGGAGTTATTTGAAATACTTGATAAATATTACTTTTCAAAAAAAATAAATCTTTTCGCAGATATGGCAGATGTAGGTCTAAACTATAACAGAATTTCATTTATTGATGACATAGTAGCCTTAAATAGACGACTATCTATAGCCCTTTATCAGCTTACTATGTTTACCGGAAATATGGACTACCGAGATAAATACAAAAAAATAATTTCTCATTTACCATCTAACATAAATCTGAATACTGCAATTGGATTTATGCTGGAGCTTTATCCACCGACTATTGTTCATATAATCGGCGATATAAAAGACAAAGATAGATTTGTTTTATCCTCTTTTACGGTTTTTCCTTACTGGAATTACACCCAGTTTATAGATAAAAATGATAAAGAACTACTATCAAGATTAGAATATCCAGCTAAGAAAGAAACAATAGCATATTTGTGTAATATAGATACCTGTTTCTTTGAGATTGAAAAATCTGAAGATATAAGAAAGCAAATTTTCAGGGTATTTTCCAGCTATAAAAACTTATTTTAA
- the pgsA gene encoding CDP-diacylglycerol--glycerol-3-phosphate 3-phosphatidyltransferase — MSIANYITVLRIFLIPVFIIFLGYGKPLHALIVFIIAGLTDALDGFVARKFNQITTLGKILDPIADKALLISSFVFIYTSDLSVKFPYWFVVIVISRDVYILLGSALIYFLKGYLDVRPSIFGKATTFFQILSVVVVLVANIIQIPELAVKCCIYTAAFFTVLSTITYTYDGIQNLK, encoded by the coding sequence TTGAGCATTGCAAACTACATAACTGTTTTAAGAATATTTCTTATCCCTGTTTTTATAATATTCTTAGGCTATGGAAAACCTCTACATGCTTTGATTGTTTTTATAATAGCTGGATTAACAGATGCCCTTGATGGCTTTGTGGCAAGAAAGTTTAACCAGATAACCACACTTGGAAAAATCTTAGACCCTATTGCAGATAAAGCCTTATTAATAAGTAGTTTTGTTTTTATATATACCTCTGACCTGTCTGTTAAATTTCCTTACTGGTTTGTGGTTATTGTGATTAGCAGAGATGTTTATATCCTTCTTGGCAGTGCTTTGATATATTTTCTAAAGGGATATCTGGATGTCAGGCCTTCTATTTTTGGTAAAGCAACAACTTTTTTCCAGATTCTTTCTGTTGTGGTCGTGCTGGTGGCAAACATTATCCAGATTCCTGAACTTGCGGTGAAATGTTGTATATACACTGCTGCATTTTTTACGGTACTTTCAACTATTACGTATACCTATGATGGAATTCAGAATTTAAAATAA